Part of the Salinigranum rubrum genome is shown below.
ACCTCGACCGACTGAGCGGTCTCGTCCCCGGTGTTCTCGATCGTCCCGGAGACCTGCGCCGTCTCGCCCGAGCGCTCGAACGTGTGGCTCGTGATCTCGAAGTTCGGGTCCGTGTCGTCGGCGACCGCGCCGTCGATGTCGAGTTCCTCCGTGGCTGTCCCCTCGTCACCGGCCGTCTGCGCGAGGTCGCCCTCGACGTTGACGGTGTACTCCGTCACCTCGGACATCTGCGCCTCCTCGAAGACGACGTCGAACTGCCACGACTCGCCCGCCGCGAGGCTGCCACGCTGGGCCTCCTCCTTCTCGTCGATGAACTCGTACAGGACGTCGCCCGCGTCGTCGTGGACGACGACCTCGACCTCGACGGACTCGTAGGGCTGGTCGCCCGTGTTCTCGACCGTGCCGCGGACGCCGACCTCGCCGTTCTCCTGGTAGAGTTCCTGGCTCGTGACCTCCAGGTACTCCGGCGAATCGCCGATCACGCCGTCGATGTCGAGGTCGTTCATGTCCTCGTTCGCCTCTCCGGTCTCCGTACTCCCCTCGGCTGGCTGTTCGGTACTCGTCTCTGTCGGCTGGTCAGTGCCGGCCTCGGTCGACGGGGACGTCCCGGTTTCGCTCGCTTCGCTCGACTCCCCGCCGAGACATCCAGCGGTTCCGAGTGCGACCGTCGCTACACCTGCTGCTTTGACGAATTTTCGTCGTTCCATGGTAGACTGACGCCAGCGCCTCCGGCGTCGCTTCGTCCACGGGGATACACGGACAAGCATCCAGTCGCTGCATGTTCAGGGAACCTGCACGGTCTACCGGCCGTGTATCGCCTGTGACCTCCGCGTCTCGACCCC
Proteins encoded:
- a CDS encoding FxLYD domain-containing protein, which codes for MERRKFVKAAGVATVALGTAGCLGGESSEASETGTSPSTEAGTDQPTETSTEQPAEGSTETGEANEDMNDLDIDGVIGDSPEYLEVTSQELYQENGEVGVRGTVENTGDQPYESVEVEVVVHDDAGDVLYEFIDEKEEAQRGSLAAGESWQFDVVFEEAQMSEVTEYTVNVEGDLAQTAGDEGTATEELDIDGAVADDTDPNFEITSHTFERSGETAQVSGTIENTGDETAQSVEVSVTLYDAQDNEIDVFTNATEEEQDVSELAPGDTWDFTVQFSDVDMQNVGRYVVSVDSDLI